CGGCCTCCGGAGCCGGAGACCCCGGGTTCAAATCCCGGCGGGCCCGCCACACCCATGCAGTGAACTCCATGGGTAAGGGGAGCTGGGCGACTTCTTGCTAAGAACCTTCAAAATCTTAGCCCTCACTGAGTGTGAGATGATTGTAGAGGGTAAGACCTGTGATAGTCTCTAGATGTTCGCTGATGCCGCTCGGTATATTGGATCTATTATCACGTAGTTCTCACCTACCTTCTCAATTAACCCGAACGCGCTTAGTCTCCTTAAAACCTCGTTGAACGCTTTATCCTCGATAGTTCTTCCCTCAACCCTCTCCAGGGTTTTCTTTAGTTCGCTCCAGGACATCCCGCCGGTGCTCAACGTCTTGAGGACGTTCCTGTACCTACTGCTCTTCAACTCGCTCAGCAGGTTCGTTAGCTCGGTTCCCGCTAGACTTACTGCCTTGTTGAATACCTCTTCTAGGTCTCCAGCAGTTCCCGTGATGTATGAGTAGCCGAAGAAGGTCAGCCACCCTATAATACCGTCTAACCTACTCACTGCCTCCCTTATTAATTCCTCGTTATAATGTGCTCTAGCCTCCTCAAATCCTAGCCTGAGGAACTCCGCGCCCTCCGACTCACTGAGTCTCCTTGTCTTGACCTCGAGGTACGGCCTCCCATAGAGTGGTGCCTCGGGGTCCTCCAGCCCTAGGAAGTCCTTCAGAATCCCGAACTGCGATCCAGTCAACGTTAAGTTGACGTACTTTAAGTTATCGTAAACGTAAGCGAGGAATCTGTCGAATCTAGCCCAAGTAGCTTTCCTCAAGTCCTGTGCCTCGTCAAAGACCAGGATCACTGGGGAGCCGATGTCCTCACCGAACTCATTGAGCCTTAGGAAGAGGTCTTGAAGGTCAAGTTTCCCGTTACCTCTGAAAACCACTGAAACCGAGTAATCCTTAAGACCTATAGTAACCCCCTTAACCATCTTCAAGTAACTTGCTAGAGCCTCCCTCAAATTAGTGTGCCTCCTCAAAGAATCCTCAAGCGACTTCCCGATAACCCTGGCTATATCCTCAAATCCCGGATATATAGTGAATCGCGTGTCCAGGTAGATATACGGCGCGTTAACCAAGCTCAACCCAACCTTAACCAAGGAGGTCTTTCCAGTCCTCCGAAGACCTGAAACCACGGTCAACCTAGACCTCACCACGTGATCAACAAATAACCTCAACTCATCACGGAAATCATAGAAGTCGTCAATCCTATCCTTAGGTATCGGATCGAATAACAGGGGTATCACCCAGTAACTATCGCTACCCCCAGTAATAAACATTAACGCACAACAACCAACGTAACGACTAAGTCTACGGACTTCTGGAAGCTTTCAGTCTTTTCTTATTGCTTCCGATGCGAACCGACACGAATATCTGAACCGCGTAGCTCTCTGCAATCAATCTTTCAGTCTTTTCTTATTGCTTCAGACCCGTATGATAAATGGGTTGAGTGAGTTGAGAAGGATGTCTTTCAGTCTTTTCTTATTGCTTCTATATAAGCATGACTGGTCGTTAGTAGAGAAAAACACATTTTTTGACCCTTTCAGTCTTTTCTTATTGCTTCTCATCTATTAACTGATCCCAGGAGATTATTCCGGCTTTGTATTGTTCTGTTAAGAGATTCCTTTCAGTCTTTTCTTATTGCTTCACCGAATTTCGCTCAGAACAAACCTGCTTCACCAGCTTTCAGTCTTTTCTTATTGCTTCGAACAAGATATTCGTACACCGGTGTAAACCTGGTGCCGCCGCGACACTCGCGGCTGAGCTCGCCGCGAGCCGCCAGCGCAAAGTGTAAACCTGGTGCCGCCGCGACCGACGCTTTCAGTCTTTTCTTATTGCTTCATGAACGTGATAGATGATTCAGTCAAGCACGCGCTGGTTCAGGGAGCAACATATGACTTTCAGTCTTTTCTTATTGCTTCTCATCATCGACTTTGATCATTGCCGAAACGTAATAGCTGCACTCGCCAACACTAATTGCTTTCAGTCTTTTCTTATTGCTTCCCTGCCACTATCCGAACATGCGGCCTGCTCAGCGCCGCAATCACTAAATTCTTTCAGTCTTTTCTTATTGCTTCTTAAGTAATTACGTGAAGCTAGTCCCGGGAGTCAGGAAGACTTTCAGTCTTTTCTTATTGCTTCTATTTCAACCTCTTCATAGTCCGTGTAACTAGGTAAGTCCTTCATGAATGTGTCCACCTTTCAGTCTTTTCTTATTGCTTCATATATCCACTAAGAACTGAGGGCACTCAACCTCATACTTTCAGTCTTTTCTTATTGCTTCATTTCGTGTCGTTTTAGCGATCCTGATGTGAACATACATGTTTATATCGACTTTCAGTCTTTTCTTATTGCTTCAAAGCAAAATCACAGCTCTCATAACTACGAGACCTCTTTCAGTCTTTTCTTATTGCTTCCTCACCTCGCAACGATTGCGTTTCTGAACTTTTTGCCCGTCGAAACCAAGATGACGTCTTTCAGTCTTTTCTTATTGCTTCACGCCTTGCGGATATCGCGCGACGCGTCCAGACGAACGCTGACTGACCTCTTTCAGTCTTTTCTTATTGCTTCGTATATGATCATGCTCGACAGACGTTGGGCGTACATCATTCTTTCAGTCTTTTCTTATTGCTTCAGTGCCGATCGTCACAACACATCACGCGACGCTCAATCCTGCGAATCCGTATCAGACGTTAGCGGACATGCGTGGCGGCGTTGCAGTGTATCATTACCTTTCAGTCTTTTCTTATTGCTTCATTGACGGTGTTCATTGACGGTGGCAGTGTTCGTGTGCTTTCAGTCTTTTCTTATTGCTTCTCAACACCAGCAGCGTAGTCACCTGAAGCTGCGCTCTTTCAGTCTTTTCTTATTGCTTCACAGACTCGTCGTCCGGCGAGCCGCGAATCGCGTAGACTTTCAGTCTTTTCTTATTGCTTCGCCACTGACAGCTGAACGACTAAACAAGTCGAACAGCCTGCCCGCCTGACTCTTTCAGTCTTTTCTTATTGCTTCCCTACACACTAATATACGACGTGCTAGTAAGCTCAGGATGTAGGGGGACTGACTTTCAGTCTTTTCTTATTGCTTCTAAGTTAAGAACGATAAGCGCTTTCAGCCTTTTAGTCAGGACTTTGAGGAATTTGCTTTCAGTCTTTTCTTATTGCTTCTCAATGCGCCAATGCTCTGAGCCTTGATGTCCACAGCCAGGGACGCTATTGTCTGCTTTCAGTCTTTTCTTATTGCTTCACTGGAGTAAATGATTCCCCCCTTAACAACCCCCCTACTAATTTAGAAAAAGCTTTCAGTCTTTTCTTATTGCTTCAGTCTTTTAAGTGTTATCTCCGTCTCCTCCAGCAGTTCCCTTAAGTACTTGATATCTTTCAGTCTTTTCTTATTGCTTCTTACGTCCTCGTTCATGCTCCCAGTAGAGCTTGCCGCATATTTTGCTTTCAGTCTTTTCTTATTGCTTCAAGGACATGTCCTCACATATGTCGGCAGGTCGGACGTGGCCGAGAGCAGTAGATTCCTTTCAGTCTTTTCTTATTGCTTCAGAAAAAGAGGAATTTAAGATTTGCGCAACGCGCCAGCAACCTTGAATATCACCGTGCCCAGCAACAGAATTGAGAGCATCTCTTTC
This window of the Zestosphaera sp. genome carries:
- a CDS encoding ATP-binding protein, with product MIPLLFDPIPKDRIDDFYDFRDELRLFVDHVVRSRLTVVSGLRRTGKTSLVKVGLSLVNAPYIYLDTRFTIYPGFEDIARVIGKSLEDSLRRHTNLREALASYLKMVKGVTIGLKDYSVSVVFRGNGKLDLQDLFLRLNEFGEDIGSPVILVFDEAQDLRKATWARFDRFLAYVYDNLKYVNLTLTGSQFGILKDFLGLEDPEAPLYGRPYLEVKTRRLSESEGAEFLRLGFEEARAHYNEELIREAVSRLDGIIGWLTFFGYSYITGTAGDLEEVFNKAVSLAGTELTNLLSELKSSRYRNVLKTLSTGGMSWSELKKTLERVEGRTIEDKAFNEVLRRLSAFGLIEKVGENYVIIDPIYRAASANI